One Devosia lacusdianchii genomic window carries:
- a CDS encoding MipA/OmpV family protein has protein sequence MRPARVKIAASLSVLIAALPAVAAEFDSYGAAPAEFPEATFQPDLIIELGLGTGYAPLYDGSSKYGPTFSPIIGLELLVIPGIIEIGGDERQGGFSFAPALSIAGERKSEDNVHLLGLPNIDATYAPGLRVGYEWGAAEIYGELRYAFGGAQGLLGDVGVNLTAQLTPELEIVGGPVVSFASENYMDTYFGVTAAGSAATGGRLAAYDPTGGIKSAGLNLSARYEFMPDTFISANASYTRLMGSAADSPIVEKDAVNQFVVGIGLSRRFTLDLY, from the coding sequence ATGCGTCCTGCCCGCGTGAAAATCGCCGCGTCATTGTCCGTGCTGATCGCCGCCCTGCCTGCCGTGGCCGCGGAGTTCGACAGCTATGGCGCCGCACCTGCGGAATTCCCTGAAGCCACGTTTCAGCCCGACCTGATCATCGAACTGGGTCTGGGCACTGGCTACGCGCCGCTTTACGACGGCTCGTCCAAATATGGCCCAACCTTCAGCCCGATCATCGGCCTCGAACTGCTGGTCATTCCCGGCATCATCGAGATCGGCGGCGACGAGCGGCAAGGCGGCTTCTCCTTCGCACCGGCGCTCAGCATTGCCGGCGAACGCAAGAGCGAGGACAATGTGCATCTGCTTGGGCTGCCCAATATCGACGCCACTTACGCCCCGGGTCTGCGCGTCGGCTATGAATGGGGCGCGGCGGAAATCTATGGCGAGCTGCGCTATGCCTTTGGCGGGGCGCAGGGACTGCTGGGCGATGTCGGCGTCAATCTCACGGCGCAGCTGACGCCCGAACTTGAGATCGTCGGTGGTCCGGTGGTCAGCTTCGCGTCCGAGAACTACATGGACACCTATTTCGGTGTGACGGCGGCCGGCTCGGCTGCAACCGGCGGGCGCCTGGCCGCCTACGATCCGACCGGCGGCATCAAATCGGCCGGGCTCAATCTGTCGGCGCGCTACGAATTCATGCCCGACACGTTCATCAGCGCCAATGCGTCCTATACCCGGTTGATGGGCAGCGCAGCCGACTCCCCCATTGTCGAGAAGGATGCGGTCAATCAGTTTGTCGTCGGCATCGGCCTCTCGCGGCGCTTCACGCTCGATCTGTACTGA
- a CDS encoding sensor histidine kinase translates to MTRVRRKSLRRELTVKLIVLQSLTLIILAVASQFADFVGNGDRSAELLDPTYSRAIAAAVSRGPDGGLLVAEDKLAELRAEAPDLWFVVQGEDGRWLAAGVVPEVHAALSQHLDSVDFADIRDKRPGSPGAASLRVENADAGRLHVLYGNAPLLGIGLAFVDFFSTFVGPVLLLVLMGLAVVMLITTPLIVRSATKGIVAAVQSAEGIDIEQRGTRLPTAQVPAEVAALVVAINAALERLDEGYERQQMFLADAAHELKTPIAILQSRIELAPDDRARARLLLDVGRLSNMAETLLDMQRLKHRGLSGQSADIVSVFAQVAADLAPLAISAGYELSFESEVRHAVVNGDANAIERALTNLVQNAIAHGANRGNIAIRVRSDHRVDVCDDGPGIPSEQRDLIFQPFHRLKPQDRGSGLGLSLVREIMHRHGGSVSVRASDSGGACFSLRFPQPA, encoded by the coding sequence ATGACCCGGGTTCGGCGCAAGTCGCTGCGGCGGGAGCTGACGGTAAAGCTCATTGTCCTGCAGAGCCTGACCTTGATCATCCTTGCCGTTGCCTCACAGTTTGCCGACTTTGTCGGCAACGGCGATCGCAGCGCCGAACTGCTCGATCCGACCTATTCGCGCGCCATCGCCGCGGCGGTGTCGCGCGGGCCGGACGGCGGCCTGCTGGTCGCCGAAGACAAGCTGGCCGAGCTTCGGGCCGAGGCTCCCGATCTCTGGTTTGTGGTGCAGGGCGAGGATGGCAGGTGGCTGGCCGCGGGCGTGGTGCCCGAGGTTCACGCCGCGCTGAGCCAGCATCTTGATAGCGTCGATTTCGCCGATATCCGCGACAAGCGTCCCGGTTCCCCCGGCGCAGCCAGCCTGCGGGTCGAGAATGCCGATGCGGGCCGGCTGCATGTGCTCTATGGCAACGCCCCGCTTTTGGGGATCGGGCTGGCCTTCGTCGATTTCTTCAGCACGTTTGTCGGTCCGGTGCTTCTGCTGGTCCTGATGGGCCTGGCGGTAGTGATGCTGATCACCACGCCATTGATCGTGCGCAGCGCCACCAAGGGCATCGTCGCTGCGGTGCAGAGTGCGGAGGGCATCGATATCGAACAGCGCGGCACCCGCCTGCCGACGGCGCAGGTGCCGGCAGAAGTCGCGGCTCTGGTCGTTGCCATCAATGCGGCCCTGGAGCGGCTCGACGAGGGGTACGAGCGTCAGCAGATGTTCCTGGCCGATGCCGCCCATGAGCTCAAGACGCCGATCGCCATCCTGCAAAGCCGGATCGAACTGGCGCCCGATGACCGGGCCCGGGCACGGCTGCTGCTCGATGTCGGGCGGCTGTCCAATATGGCCGAGACGCTGCTCGATATGCAGCGTCTCAAACATCGCGGCCTCAGCGGGCAGAGCGCCGATATCGTGAGCGTCTTCGCCCAGGTGGCCGCCGATCTGGCGCCGCTGGCGATCAGCGCCGGCTATGAGCTGTCGTTCGAAAGCGAGGTCAGGCATGCGGTGGTCAATGGCGACGCCAATGCGATCGAGCGCGCCTTGACCAATCTGGTGCAGAACGCCATTGCCCATGGCGCCAATCGCGGCAACATCGCCATCCGCGTGCGCAGTGACCACCGCGTGGACGTGTGCGATGATGGTCCCGGCATTCCCAGCGAGCAGCGCGACCTCATTTTCCAGCCGTTTCATCGGCTGAAGCCGCAAGATCGCGGGTCGGGCCTGGGCCTCAGCCTGGTGCGGGAAATCATGCACCGGCATGGCGGCTCGGTGTCGGTAAGGGCCAGCGATAGCGGCGGCGCCTGCTTCAGTCTGCGCTTCCCGCAGCCCGCCTGA
- a CDS encoding response regulator transcription factor produces the protein MRLLLVEDEPEMAANLNAALVNHGIVVDWVSTLQVAEEAVAERLHDAVLLDRKLPDGDGLSFITYLRRKRPGVPVIVLSALDSSTDRVAGLDVGADDYLGKPFSVDELMARLRAVLRRGPDMAQGEAKVGNLVFDLVSREARVAGASLALRRRELLVLEALMRRSGRTVVRTVLEEAVFGFNDEIQSNSLDAHVSRLRKKLADGQSSAEIHAIRGIGYLIKERQ, from the coding sequence ATGCGTTTGCTGTTGGTCGAGGACGAGCCTGAAATGGCCGCCAATCTGAATGCAGCGCTGGTCAACCATGGGATCGTGGTCGATTGGGTCTCGACGCTGCAAGTGGCCGAAGAAGCCGTGGCCGAGCGATTGCATGATGCGGTCTTGCTCGATCGCAAGCTGCCTGATGGCGACGGGCTGTCCTTCATCACCTATTTGCGACGCAAGCGGCCCGGCGTTCCGGTCATCGTGCTGTCGGCACTCGACAGCAGTACAGACCGCGTCGCCGGTCTCGACGTCGGGGCCGACGACTATCTGGGTAAGCCGTTTTCGGTTGACGAATTGATGGCGCGGCTGCGGGCTGTGTTGCGGCGTGGCCCGGACATGGCGCAGGGCGAGGCCAAGGTCGGCAATCTGGTGTTCGACCTTGTCAGCCGCGAGGCGAGGGTCGCGGGCGCATCGCTCGCCTTGCGGCGGCGCGAGCTCCTGGTGCTCGAGGCGTTGATGCGCCGGTCGGGCCGCACGGTGGTCCGTACTGTGCTCGAGGAAGCGGTTTTCGGGTTCAACGACGAGATCCAGTCCAACTCGCTCGACGCCCATGTGTCGCGTCTGCGCAAAAAACTGGCGGATGGGCAGAGCAGCGCCGAGATTCACGCCATTCGCGGTATCGGCTATCTGATCAAGGAGCGGCAATGA
- a CDS encoding MurR/RpiR family transcriptional regulator, giving the protein MSILKSLSAQLDSLTTADRQIAEFIIEHPEQMLTMSSAALAEASGRSQSSVVKFSQKLGYGGYQQLKLAVNKAKALEWHAPGGVIHGTIDGSDSYMTILQKLIGSKLLSMRETSAANSEQTIDAALDALANARKVQLAGVGASALVARDFSYKLLKLGRSVLMDSDSHIQIANASALNGQDVLLALSHSGRSLEIVRIAEVARQRGAKVISVTGMQPNPLLDIADIHLFTVADEERVRSSAITSRDAQLMIMDMLFILLVRQQADAQDYVHKSELAVTVLKA; this is encoded by the coding sequence ATGTCGATACTCAAGTCTCTGAGCGCCCAACTTGATTCCCTGACGACTGCCGACCGGCAGATCGCCGAGTTCATCATCGAGCATCCCGAACAGATGCTGACCATGTCTTCTGCTGCCCTGGCTGAGGCGAGCGGCCGCAGTCAATCAAGCGTGGTCAAGTTCAGCCAGAAGCTCGGTTACGGCGGTTACCAGCAGCTCAAGCTGGCCGTAAACAAGGCCAAGGCGCTGGAATGGCATGCGCCGGGTGGCGTAATCCACGGCACGATCGATGGCAGCGATAGTTACATGACCATCCTGCAGAAGCTGATCGGCAGCAAGCTGTTGTCCATGCGCGAAACCTCGGCCGCCAATTCCGAACAGACCATCGATGCGGCCCTCGACGCGCTGGCCAATGCGCGCAAGGTCCAGCTTGCGGGGGTAGGAGCTTCGGCGCTCGTGGCCCGCGATTTCTCCTACAAGCTGCTCAAGCTCGGACGCTCGGTGCTGATGGATAGCGACAGCCATATCCAGATCGCCAATGCGTCGGCCCTCAATGGGCAGGACGTGCTGCTCGCCCTCTCGCATTCGGGGCGAAGCCTTGAAATCGTGCGCATCGCCGAGGTTGCCAGGCAACGCGGCGCCAAGGTCATTTCGGTGACGGGCATGCAGCCCAATCCACTGTTAGATATTGCCGACATCCACCTGTTCACCGTCGCCGACGAAGAACGCGTCCGATCCTCGGCGATCACTTCGCGCGATGCACAGCTGATGATCATGGACATGCTGTTCATTCTGCTCGTGCGCCAACAGGCCGATGCGCAGGATTATGTCCACAAGAGCGAGCTGGCCGTTACCGTGCTCAAGGCCTGA
- a CDS encoding ABC transporter ATP-binding protein, whose product MAKLSLRGVKKRFKNTAVLHGIDLEIGDREFVVFVGPSGCGKSTLLRLIAGLDPISDGEFVLNGKRMNEVHPSQRGIAMVFQSYALYPHMDVYENMAFGARLMGLSKQEVEDRIAEAARMLRLEPLLQRKPRELSGGQRQRVAIGRALVRKPDVFLLDEPLSNLDAALRSDVRLEIARLHRQIGGTMIYVTHDQVEAMTLADRIVVMNQGRIEQVGSPRELYETPANTFVASFIGSPKMALIDVVRKAGHVGIGGADIALPGLPTGDGPMKLGVRPDGLSLTREPTANAIPATVIYTEYLGENAFVYARLADGTLVGIRTLPNDLYEPDEHVGLLVDAGALHFFSAEDGRRLSA is encoded by the coding sequence TTGGCCAAACTTTCGCTGCGCGGCGTCAAGAAGCGCTTCAAGAATACCGCAGTCCTGCACGGCATCGACCTGGAGATCGGCGACCGCGAATTCGTGGTGTTTGTCGGCCCCTCCGGCTGTGGCAAATCCACGCTACTGCGACTGATCGCAGGCCTGGATCCGATTTCGGACGGCGAGTTCGTGCTCAATGGCAAGCGCATGAATGAAGTGCACCCCTCCCAGCGCGGCATCGCCATGGTGTTCCAGAGCTATGCGCTCTATCCGCACATGGACGTTTACGAGAACATGGCCTTCGGCGCCCGGCTCATGGGCCTGAGCAAGCAGGAGGTCGAGGACCGGATTGCCGAGGCCGCCCGCATGCTGCGGCTCGAGCCGCTGCTGCAGCGCAAGCCGCGCGAACTCAGCGGCGGCCAGCGCCAGCGCGTCGCCATCGGCCGGGCTTTGGTGCGCAAGCCCGACGTGTTCCTGCTCGATGAACCGCTCAGCAATCTCGATGCCGCCTTACGCTCCGACGTCCGCCTCGAAATCGCGCGCCTCCACCGCCAGATCGGCGGCACCATGATCTATGTCACCCACGACCAGGTCGAAGCCATGACACTGGCCGACCGCATCGTGGTGATGAACCAGGGGCGCATCGAGCAGGTTGGCAGCCCGCGCGAGCTCTACGAGACCCCGGCCAATACCTTCGTCGCCAGCTTTATCGGCTCGCCCAAAATGGCGCTGATCGATGTCGTGCGCAAAGCCGGCCATGTGGGCATTGGCGGCGCCGATATCGCGCTACCCGGCTTGCCGACGGGCGATGGGCCGATGAAGCTCGGCGTCCGGCCGGATGGGCTGTCGCTGACGCGCGAACCCACCGCCAACGCCATTCCGGCAACCGTCATCTACACCGAATATCTGGGCGAGAACGCCTTCGTCTATGCACGCCTGGCCGACGGGACGCTGGTGGGCATCCGCACCTTGCCCAACGACCTCTATGAGCCTGACGAGCATGTAGGCCTCCTGGTCGATGCCGGGGCACTGCATTTCTTTTCCGCCGAGGATGGCCGACGGTTATCCGCGTAA
- a CDS encoding extracellular solute-binding protein — translation MTSNFIRIGVGLMAVMVAAPALAQDLTFWSWRQEDRAQYEQFIDTFEAANPGITVKFETFEAANYNTILSTALAGGTGPDLMMVRAYGGLENVATAGYLEPLTVEAIPALADFAPAALAAETVRADQKLYAVPFASQTQLVIYNKKIFDDNGLSEPQTWDEFLALSQKLKDAGIMPFANGTATAWQNETVTFDFTSSLMGKAFVDEIVAGTTDFTDDRFTGALTGLKELSQYFPDGFIGLDYPSAQQLFSSGMAAMFGGGSYELTTFKTQNPEIELGVFAAPGRTAEDEKLVGLYFDGGYAANAAGANKEAAMKFLNFVASQEFGQAFANQLNNISTVPGVTFDNPLLAEVAELNKSAIPYLFLVHFRFGEPSGSVLVQQEVQKLFAGETTPEEAGKVITDGLKAWYAPFQD, via the coding sequence GTGACAAGCAATTTCATTCGTATCGGCGTTGGCCTGATGGCCGTCATGGTTGCCGCGCCGGCACTGGCGCAGGACCTGACCTTCTGGAGCTGGCGGCAGGAAGACCGCGCCCAGTATGAGCAGTTCATCGACACGTTCGAGGCCGCCAATCCCGGCATCACCGTGAAGTTCGAGACATTCGAAGCCGCCAATTACAACACCATCCTGTCGACGGCCCTGGCCGGCGGCACCGGCCCGGACCTGATGATGGTGCGCGCCTATGGTGGCCTGGAGAACGTGGCGACGGCCGGCTATCTCGAGCCGCTGACGGTGGAAGCCATTCCGGCCCTGGCCGACTTCGCACCGGCGGCCCTCGCCGCCGAAACCGTGCGCGCCGACCAGAAGCTCTATGCGGTGCCGTTCGCCAGCCAGACCCAGCTGGTGATCTACAACAAGAAGATCTTCGACGATAATGGCCTCAGCGAACCCCAGACCTGGGACGAGTTCCTGGCCCTGAGCCAGAAGCTCAAGGACGCCGGCATCATGCCGTTCGCCAACGGCACGGCTACCGCCTGGCAGAACGAGACGGTGACCTTCGACTTCACCTCCTCGCTGATGGGCAAGGCCTTTGTCGACGAGATCGTCGCCGGCACGACCGACTTCACCGACGACCGCTTCACCGGCGCCCTGACCGGCCTCAAGGAGCTCAGCCAGTACTTCCCGGACGGCTTCATCGGCCTGGATTATCCCAGCGCCCAGCAGCTGTTCTCCTCGGGCATGGCGGCCATGTTCGGCGGCGGTTCGTATGAACTGACCACCTTCAAGACGCAGAACCCCGAGATCGAACTGGGCGTGTTCGCCGCCCCGGGCCGTACCGCCGAGGACGAAAAGCTCGTTGGCCTCTACTTCGACGGTGGCTATGCCGCCAACGCTGCCGGCGCCAACAAGGAAGCGGCGATGAAGTTCCTGAACTTCGTCGCCAGCCAGGAATTCGGTCAGGCCTTCGCCAACCAGCTCAACAACATCTCGACCGTGCCGGGCGTCACCTTCGACAACCCGCTGCTGGCCGAAGTCGCCGAGCTGAACAAGAGCGCCATCCCCTACCTGTTCCTGGTGCATTTCCGCTTTGGCGAGCCCTCGGGCTCGGTGCTGGTGCAGCAGGAAGTCCAAAAGCTGTTCGCCGGCGAAACCACGCCGGAAGAAGCCGGCAAGGTGATCACCGACGGTCTCAAGGCCTGGTACGCTCCGTTCCAGGACTAA
- a CDS encoding carbohydrate ABC transporter permease has protein sequence MPNLRPTGRGLWITALIVPPLAFVALFIVYPIVSAFAYAFFDWQGLLRGEFVWFENFRIVLFEEPYASWTRNAFSHNIIVFFALMVLQNGLGFFLAYALWRELPGAKFHRVAVFLPVVLSTIIVGYLFKLFLHPLFGVVNISLKGMGLAELAQPWLGQSSTALWALIIANAWHMVGFPTLVFLAGMQRIPTEILDAVRMETRSEWVKIVKIVWPLVAPSTTVVFVLLFVGAFNWFELPYIMAGLDGSPFGSTDVLGLYFYRTAFGNVSSGQQDFGLGSALAVMIFLFIAVIAGVVTVRLRAREIQL, from the coding sequence ATGCCCAACCTTCGCCCGACCGGCCGTGGCCTGTGGATTACCGCGCTGATCGTGCCGCCGCTGGCCTTTGTGGCGCTGTTCATCGTCTATCCGATCGTTTCGGCCTTCGCCTATGCCTTCTTCGACTGGCAAGGACTGCTGCGCGGCGAGTTCGTGTGGTTCGAAAATTTCCGCATCGTGCTGTTCGAAGAGCCCTATGCGAGCTGGACGCGCAATGCCTTCAGCCACAACATCATCGTGTTCTTCGCCCTGATGGTACTGCAGAACGGCCTCGGCTTCTTCCTCGCCTATGCACTGTGGCGCGAGCTGCCCGGCGCCAAATTCCACCGCGTGGCGGTGTTCCTGCCGGTGGTGCTGTCGACCATCATCGTGGGTTACCTGTTCAAGCTGTTCCTGCACCCGCTGTTCGGCGTGGTGAATATCAGCCTCAAGGGCATGGGCCTGGCCGAACTGGCGCAGCCCTGGCTGGGCCAGAGCTCGACGGCGCTGTGGGCGCTGATCATCGCCAATGCCTGGCACATGGTGGGCTTCCCCACCCTGGTCTTCCTGGCCGGCATGCAGCGTATTCCCACCGAAATCCTCGACGCCGTGCGCATGGAAACGCGCAGCGAATGGGTCAAGATCGTCAAGATCGTCTGGCCGCTGGTGGCGCCGAGCACGACAGTGGTCTTCGTCCTGCTCTTCGTCGGCGCCTTCAACTGGTTCGAACTGCCCTATATCATGGCTGGACTCGATGGCTCGCCCTTTGGCTCGACTGACGTATTGGGCCTCTATTTCTATCGCACAGCCTTCGGCAACGTCTCGTCCGGTCAGCAGGATTTCGGCCTCGGCAGCGCCCTCGCCGTGATGATTTTCCTGTTCATCGCCGTCATCGCCGGCGTCGTCACCGTCCGCCTGCGGGCCAGGGAGATCCAGCTATGA
- a CDS encoding carbohydrate ABC transporter permease, producing MSAAETTYYDRKGIIGTLGRDGLIQIILIANTFIMLVPILIMVFSAFKSTQQIFTAPFSIPDFANLINFAKIWTETNFLQYLLNSFVITGASMALILTLGTMAAYALARYEFFGAGFILMFFIAGLTLPLKLAIIPLFMLMRDLGILNNQLSLIFVYTAMGLPSTVFIMTGFIRTLPNELEDAARMDGASEPRIMWAIMLPLVRPAMVIAGIQNVVPIWNDFFFPLVFIQNDALKTLPQGLTTFMGEYATDYGVLFAGLTLSAAPIILIYIVLSRQFISGMTSGAIK from the coding sequence ATGAGCGCAGCGGAGACGACCTATTACGATCGCAAGGGCATTATCGGTACGCTGGGCCGCGACGGGCTGATCCAGATCATCCTCATCGCCAACACCTTCATCATGCTGGTGCCGATCCTGATCATGGTGTTTTCGGCGTTCAAGTCGACGCAGCAGATCTTCACCGCGCCGTTCAGCATCCCCGATTTTGCCAACCTCATCAATTTCGCCAAGATCTGGACCGAAACCAACTTCCTGCAATACCTGCTCAATTCGTTCGTCATCACCGGGGCCTCCATGGCGCTGATCCTGACGCTGGGGACGATGGCGGCCTATGCGCTGGCGCGCTACGAATTCTTCGGCGCCGGCTTCATCCTGATGTTCTTCATCGCCGGGCTGACCCTGCCGCTCAAGCTCGCCATCATTCCGCTGTTCATGCTGATGCGCGACCTCGGCATTCTCAACAATCAGCTCAGCCTGATCTTCGTCTATACGGCCATGGGCCTGCCCTCGACCGTTTTCATCATGACCGGCTTCATCCGCACCCTGCCCAACGAGCTGGAGGATGCCGCCCGCATGGACGGCGCCAGCGAGCCACGCATCATGTGGGCCATCATGCTGCCGCTGGTGCGCCCGGCCATGGTCATTGCCGGCATCCAGAACGTGGTGCCGATCTGGAACGACTTCTTCTTTCCGTTGGTCTTCATCCAGAACGACGCCCTTAAGACTCTGCCGCAGGGGCTCACCACCTTCATGGGTGAATATGCCACCGACTATGGCGTGCTGTTCGCCGGGCTCACGCTCTCGGCCGCGCCGATCATCCTCATCTACATCGTGCTGTCGCGCCAGTTCATCTCGGGCATGACCTCGGGAGCCATCAAGTGA
- a CDS encoding N-acetylmannosamine-6-phosphate 2-epimerase: protein MKLERGSLIVSCQARADNPLHGSVFMGAMALAARDGGARAIRANGPDDVRAVKAAGLPVIGIHKVFSADVPVYITPTFAAAKELAEAGADIIALDCTPRPRHGDAPAELIARIHGELGLETFADISTLEEGMLAAELGATYVSTTLSGYTEYTEPKPETPDLDLIRNLAAHIPVPVIAEGRFNTPELARAAIDAGAYAVVVGTMITNPREITRGFARAVAG, encoded by the coding sequence GTGAAGCTGGAGCGGGGAAGCCTCATCGTCTCGTGCCAGGCACGGGCCGATAATCCATTGCATGGATCTGTTTTCATGGGCGCCATGGCCCTGGCCGCTCGCGACGGCGGCGCCCGGGCCATTCGCGCCAACGGCCCCGATGATGTGCGCGCCGTCAAGGCGGCCGGCCTGCCGGTCATCGGCATCCACAAGGTGTTTTCCGCCGACGTGCCGGTTTACATCACGCCCACATTCGCTGCGGCGAAAGAGCTGGCCGAGGCCGGCGCCGATATCATCGCGCTCGACTGCACGCCCCGCCCCCGGCATGGCGATGCGCCGGCCGAGCTCATCGCCCGCATCCACGGCGAGCTGGGCCTCGAAACCTTCGCCGATATATCCACGCTCGAAGAGGGTATGCTGGCCGCCGAACTCGGCGCGACCTACGTCTCGACGACGCTGTCCGGTTACACCGAATATACTGAGCCCAAGCCCGAAACGCCCGATCTGGACTTGATCCGCAACCTGGCCGCCCACATCCCAGTGCCTGTTATCGCCGAGGGTCGCTTCAACACACCCGAACTGGCCCGGGCCGCGATCGACGCAGGCGCCTATGCCGTGGTGGTGGGGACGATGATCACCAACCCGCGTGAGATTACGCGGGGGTTTGCGCGGGCCGTGGCGGGATGA
- a CDS encoding N-acetylglucosamine kinase, which translates to MSTFLGIDTGGTASRWVIVDDTGIVIDRGSAAGATGHLFNPVERERLTATLAGIADRARQHAPIAACLGITGLGEAVHAEARNLVGALFAIEPAMVLLGDDMDLAFRATFAPGTGHLVSAGTGSIGLHLRADGSLIRVGGRGLLIDDGGSGTWIALTALDQLYRRIDETGGPAEAERLAAELFAEVGGTGWSETRSFVYGSDRGRIGTLAPAVARAATAGDPLATDIIRRAAAELARLAKALIARVGPLPIAFIGGIVTLHPAIKSGIEAELPGAVVSFPQIDAAAHAAQWARQNYQTEARP; encoded by the coding sequence ATGAGTACCTTCCTCGGCATAGACACCGGCGGGACGGCGTCGCGCTGGGTGATTGTTGATGACACCGGCATCGTAATCGATCGCGGATCGGCGGCGGGCGCCACCGGGCACCTGTTCAACCCCGTCGAGCGCGAACGGCTGACCGCCACGCTGGCCGGCATTGCCGACCGCGCACGCCAGCATGCGCCCATCGCCGCATGCCTGGGCATTACCGGCCTGGGCGAGGCTGTGCATGCCGAAGCGCGCAACCTGGTCGGCGCGCTGTTTGCCATCGAGCCGGCCATGGTGTTGCTGGGCGACGACATGGACCTGGCCTTCCGCGCCACCTTCGCGCCCGGCACGGGGCATCTCGTATCGGCCGGCACCGGCTCAATCGGTCTGCATCTGCGTGCCGACGGCAGCCTGATCCGCGTCGGTGGCCGGGGATTGCTGATCGATGACGGCGGCTCGGGCACCTGGATTGCGCTCACCGCCCTCGATCAACTCTATCGCCGCATCGACGAAACTGGCGGCCCGGCCGAGGCCGAGCGGCTCGCCGCCGAGCTTTTCGCGGAAGTGGGCGGCACCGGCTGGAGCGAAACCCGCAGCTTCGTCTATGGCAGCGATCGTGGCCGCATCGGCACGCTGGCCCCCGCCGTGGCGCGCGCCGCAACCGCCGGCGACCCGCTCGCCACCGACATTATCAGGCGCGCCGCCGCGGAATTGGCGCGGCTGGCCAAGGCGCTGATCGCGCGCGTCGGCCCGCTGCCTATCGCCTTTATCGGCGGCATCGTCACGCTGCATCCAGCGATCAAATCAGGCATAGAAGCCGAATTGCCGGGCGCCGTTGTCAGCTTTCCCCAGATCGACGCCGCCGCCCACGCTGCCCAATGGGCACGGCAAAACTATCAGACCGAGGCCAGACCATGA
- a CDS encoding N-acetylmuramic acid 6-phosphate etherase — translation MSTTESASSRYATLEDWSSTDLVAAIVEGQFAAIAAVQAASAPIATAIDQGSERLARGGRLIYLGAGTSGRISGQDAAELPPTFNWPYERAINLMAGGQGAIFRAVEGAEDREELAIAALDEVDVGPDDVVIGLAASGRTPYAIAGLIHARSKGALTIGIYNNRGGRIGEVCDIPILIETGIEVLSGSTRMKAGTAQKAALNAISTGVMIKLGFVYRGLMVEMRPTNVKLRDRAAKMIATLTGTDYDTALATLDAADGSIKLATVMLSQSADRRAAEQMLDAASGNLRRAIGP, via the coding sequence ATGAGCACCACCGAATCCGCCTCCTCGCGCTATGCCACGCTGGAGGACTGGTCGAGCACCGACCTGGTCGCCGCCATCGTCGAGGGTCAGTTCGCCGCCATTGCCGCAGTGCAAGCGGCCAGTGCGCCCATTGCCACGGCCATCGACCAGGGTAGCGAACGACTGGCCCGGGGTGGAAGGCTGATCTATCTCGGCGCCGGCACGTCTGGCCGTATTTCGGGTCAGGACGCTGCCGAGTTGCCGCCCACCTTCAACTGGCCTTATGAGCGCGCCATCAACCTGATGGCCGGCGGCCAGGGCGCCATCTTCCGAGCCGTCGAAGGCGCCGAGGATCGTGAAGAACTGGCCATCGCCGCGCTCGACGAAGTCGATGTCGGCCCCGACGACGTGGTCATCGGCCTCGCCGCCAGCGGTCGCACGCCCTATGCCATTGCCGGGCTGATCCATGCCCGCAGCAAGGGGGCGCTGACCATCGGCATCTACAACAATCGCGGCGGCCGCATCGGCGAGGTCTGCGACATACCCATCCTGATCGAAACCGGCATCGAGGTACTGTCCGGCTCGACCCGCATGAAGGCCGGCACGGCGCAGAAGGCAGCGCTCAACGCTATTTCCACCGGCGTCATGATCAAGCTGGGTTTCGTCTATCGCGGCCTGATGGTCGAGATGCGCCCCACCAATGTCAAACTGCGCGACCGGGCGGCAAAGATGATCGCGACACTCACCGGCACCGACTATGACACCGCGCTGGCAACGCTCGACGCCGCCGATGGCAGCATCAAGCTGGCGACGGTGATGCTCAGCCAATCCGCTGATCGCCGCGCGGCCGAACAGATGCTGGATGCCGCCAGCGGCAATTTGCGCCGGGCCATCGGACCGTAG